In Arachis hypogaea cultivar Tifrunner chromosome 2, arahy.Tifrunner.gnm2.J5K5, whole genome shotgun sequence, a genomic segment contains:
- the LOC112762431 gene encoding putative disease resistance RPP13-like protein 1, translating to MAEALVIGALVSGFANVVLDRLISSEFVNLVVGKKLDRKLVERLKTAILAAKALAADAEQKQFGHELVREWLDNLKDALYTADDLLDRVFIKAQIRSKVRTRLPHFLDLSGRKMVTKIEEVVERIEDLEKRKDTLGLKEIPAGSSSSWRSPSTSLVKGNVYGRDGDQQALIKMLHDNNDHKLSVISIVGMGGVGKTTLAQWLYNNEDLMKGFDLKAWICVSENFDVVETTKNVIKGINAVLDDVWSNDGEKWSSFITPFQYGKKGSIILLTTRKENVGPIAPNYNAYFLEGLSDDYCWSIFADNVSFLESNGSSELEGIGRKIVKKCDGLPLAAETLGRLLRSKHDVKEWNKILLSDIWEFPMTDSKVVPALLISYYHLPAHLKRCFVYFSLYPKDYQFDKDELILLWMAEDLLRPPKRRETLEEVGCECFDDLASRLFFKQVEGDDEKYFVMHDLMHDLASFLAGEFYCRLSEELDEKEEMRILTRKLIQLRYLDLSRTAVKILPESLCKLYDLQTLKLEDCSELTMLPDGMCNLVNL from the exons ATGGCTGAAGCACTTGTTATTGGAGCTCTAGTTTCTGGCTTCGCCAACGTTGTTCTTGACAGGCTCATTTCATCTGAGTTTGTCAACTTGGTGGTGGGCAAGAAGCTGGACCGGAAGTTGGTTGAGAGGCTGAAGACTGCTATCTTGGCTGCCAAAGCTCTGGCTGCTGACGCTGAGCAGAAGCAGTTTGGACACGAACTCGTCAGAGAATGGCTTGATAATCTCAAGGATGCTCTCTACACTGCTGATGACTTGCTGGACCGTGTCTTCATCAAAGCTCAAATTCGCAGCAAGGTACGCACTCGGCTTCCTCACTTCCTTGATCTATCTGGTAGGAAGATGGTGACTAAGATAGAAGAGGTGGTTGAAAGAATAGAAGATCTTGAGAAACGCAAAGATACCCTTGGTCTCAAGGAGATTCCAGCGGGTAGCTCCTCATCATGGAGGTCTCCATCCACTTCTCTTGTGAAGGGGAATGTGTACGGCAGGGATGGTGACCAACAGGCATTAATCAAGATGCTACATGACAACAATGATCATaaattgtctgtcatctctattgTTGGTATGGGCGGGGTTGGTAAAACTACTTTAGCACAATGGCTCTACAACAATGAGGATTTGATGAAGGGGTTTGACCTGAAGGCTTGGATTTGTGTTTCTGAAAATTTTGATGTTGTTGAGACTACAAAGAATGTCATAAAGGGGATCAATGCAG TTTTGGACGATGTTTGGAGTAACGATGGTGAAAAGTGGAGTAGTTTTATTACCCCTTTTCAATATGGGAAAAAAGGAAGCATTATTCTTCTAACTACCCGCAAGGAAAATGTTGGTCCAATAGCCCCAAATTATAATGCTTACTTTCTTGAGGGACTGTCAGATGATTATTGTTGGTCTATATTTGCGGACAATGTATCCTTTCTAGAATCTAATGGCAGTTCAGAATTGGAAGGAATAGGTAGAAAGATTGTCAAGAAGTGTGATGGGTTGCCGTTAGCTGCAGAAACACTTGGACGCTTGTTGCGCTCAAAGCATGATGTTAAGGAATGGAATAAAATATTACTGAGTGACATTTGGGAATTTCCCATGACGGACAGTAAGGTAGTTCCTGCATTGTTAATAAGTTATTATCATCTGCCTGCACATTTGAAGCGCTGCTTTGTCTATTTTTCATTGTATCCCAAAGATTATCAATTTGACAAAgatgaattaattttgttatGGATGGCCGAAGATCTTTTACGACCACCAAAGAGGAGAGAAACTTTAGAAGAAGTTGGTTGCGAGTGTTTTGATGACTTGGCTTCAAGACTTTTTTTCAAGCAGGTTGAGGGTGATGATGAGAAGTATTttgtgatgcatgatctcatgcatGACTTGGCATCTTTTCTTGCTGGAGAATTTTATTGTAGATTATCGGAAGAACTCGATGAAAAGGAAGAGATGAGGATTCTAACTC GTAAATTGATCCAGTTGCGCTATTTGGATCTCTCTCGAACTGCTGTTAAAATATTGCCGGAGTCACTGTGCAAGTTATATGATTTACAGACATTAAAGCTAGAAGATTGTTCAGAACTGACTATGCTGCCTGATGGCATGTGTAATCTTGTGAATTTGTGA
- the LOC112762439 gene encoding putative disease resistance protein At3g14460, with the protein MPKGIGKLRQLHILSNFVVGMHEDNGIQELGGLLNLHGSLEIKKLENVVDANQARSARIIDKKHIEFLLLEWSSSDDMASDTQTERDILHSLQPHTGLKKLTVDGYKGKMFPSWIGHSGYQNMIHVSLLDCKNCCMLPSLGQLPSLKSLCIQGFDKLKRIGDEFYKTEGDHHSLPIAPFSSLESLEVDNMACWEEWQLPDSEAFPGLKRLQIRDCPMLKGDMLNHVLMRIVSSSSDVSKVHKVKIVEDHEGWRIDMSLDEDTLSIKGCESVVEYAIKAIISINHLTSLQEIEISGCSSAKSFPGNCLPKSLQKLKIYSCSKLELFPQQQQQKYDLVELRIDHSCDSLITLWLDAFPNLKNLEISWCLNLESVSMSEPPHAALQRLTIFGCDKLMSFPGEGQATPNLTHLWMIYCNKLEALPRDLNTLLPNLQSLDIRCCEEICRLPEGGLPPNLKELSIGRQWRDLSWMSNLDALTHLTIHGGGSESINSFPEVDSLPHLPSLTNLCLAGFDHMKKLECSELLRFTSLQELIIEYCPNLENMEGEKLPPSLRLLYIYQCPLLEQLLQKDQRPWTKIYNNPTVHYYKALRTLEYQLNLEIRE; encoded by the coding sequence ATGCCGAAAGGAATAGGCAAATTGAGACAGTTGCACATTTTAAGCAACTTTGTGGTGGGAATGCATGAAGATAATGGAATCCAAGAGTTAGGAGGGCTTTTAAATCTTCATGGATCACTTGAGATTAAAAAATTGGAGAATGTGGTTGATGCCAATCAGGCAAGGAGTGCAAGGATAATAGATAAGAAGCACATTGAATTTCTGTTGTTGGAATGGTCCTCAAGTGATGATATGGCTTCAGACACACAAACTGAAAGAGATATACTCCACAGCTTGCAACCGCACACTGGCTTGAAAAAGTTGACAGTTGACGGATACAAAGGTAAAATGTTTCCATCTTGGATTGGGCATTCCGGCTACCAAAACATGATTCATGTATCTCTTTTGGATTGCAAGAATTGCTGCATGCTGCCTTCACTTGGACAGCTACCATCTCTTAAATCCCTGTGCATTCAAGGTTTTGATAAGCTCAAGCGCATTGGTGATGAGTTTTACAAGACTGAAGGAGATCATCATTCTTTGCCTATTGCACCATTTTCTTCATTGGAGAGTTTGGAGGTTGATAACATGGCATGTTGGGAGGAGTGGCAATTACCTGACTCAGAAGCTTTTCCTGGGCTTAAGAGGCTTCAAATAAGAGATTGTCCAATGTTAAAGGGAGATATGCTTAATCATGTATTAATGAGAATTGTTTCTTCCTCATCGGATGTTTCGAAAGTGCACAAAGTGAAAATAGTAGAAGATCATGAAGGATGGCGTATAGATATGTCACTTGATGAGGATACTTTATCAATCAAGGGATGTGAATCTGTGGTGGAGTATGCAATTAAGGCAATTATCAGCATCAACCATCTAACTTCCCTCCAAGAAATAGAAATCTCAGGGTGTTCATCTGCTAAATCCTTTCCAGGAAATTGTTTACCCAAATCTTTGCAAAAACTCAAAATTTATAGTTGCAGCAAACTGGAATTATTCCCCCAGCAACAGCAGCAGAAGTATGATTTGGTAGAGCTACGAATAGATCACAGCTGTGATTCACTGATCACATTGTGGTTGGATGCCTTTCCCAACCTCAAGAATCTCGAGATATCATGGTGTTTGAATCTGGAATCTGTTTCAATGTCAGAGCCACCACACGCTGCTCTTCAACGTCTCACAATCTTTGGGTGCGACAAGTTAATGTCATTTCCAGGAGAAGGACAGGCTACACCCAACTTGACTCATCTCTGGATGATATATTGCAACAAGTTGGAGGCACTGCCTCGAGACCTGAATACTCTTCTCCCGAATTTACAGTCTCTCGACATACGATGTTGCGAGGAAATCTGTAGGTTGCCAGAGGGAGGTTTGCCGCCTAACCTGAAAGAGCTTAGTATCGGGAGACAATGGAGGGATCTATCTTGGATGAGTAACTTGGACGCCCTCACTCATCTTACCATTCATGGTGGTGGCTCTGAGAGCATAAATTCATTCCCTGAAGTGGATTCGCTGCCTCACCTTCCCTCCCTTACCAATCTGTGCCTCGCTGGGTTTGATCATATGAAGAAGTTGGAGTGCAGCGAGCTTCTCCGCTTCACCTCCCTCCAAGAACTAATCATTGAATACTGTCCAAATCTGGAAAATATGGAAGGAGAAAAGCTGCCTCCCTCTCTGCGACTACTTTATATTTATCAATGCCCGTTGCTGGAACAACTCCTCCAGAAAGACCAGCGACCTTGGACCAAGATTTATAACAACCCCACCGTTCATTATTATAAAGCACTTAGAACTTTAGAGTATCAATTAAACCTTGAAATTAGAGAATAG
- the LOC112733103 gene encoding putative disease resistance RPP13-like protein 1, translating to MPITEYLQALLQYCSLCYILKIQSFVAAVCCDHHTMAEALVAGAFLSGFINVVFDRLISSEFVNLVVGKKLDRKLVEKLKTALLAAEALVADAEQKQFGNELVRKWLDSLRDALYTADDLLDRVCTKAEIRSKVRTHLPRFLNLSDRKIVTKIEELIERIEDLEKLKDTLGLKEIPTGSSSWRAPTTCLVKGNVYGRDGDQQALIKMLHDNNDHQLSIISIVGLGGVGKTTLAQWLYNNEDLMKGFDLKVWICVSENFDVIETTKTVIKGISSGVCSLDDYNSLQLDLKGKLSEKKFFIVLDDVWSNDSEKWNSFITPFQHGIKGSTVLLTTRTENIGPVVQNYSSYFLKGLSDDYCWSIFAENASFPESNGSSELEEIGRMIVKKCDGLPLAAETLGRLLRSKHDVEEWNKILSSDIWEFPVTVCKIIPALLISYYHLPAHLKRCFVYCSLYPKDHEFDKDELILLWMAEGLLRPPKRGETLEEVGRECFDDLASRLFFKQVVNDDESYFVMHDLMHDLATFLAGEFYCRLSEDIGEKKEMRILTRHMSYCYPISKKSSNKIEYLRTFLCIHYSPYFIEKASATLTHGILSKNKYLRVLCSHKLGIFPYSICKLIHLRYLNLSGSFIKTLPESLCKLYNLQTLKLEDCSELTMLPNGMYNLVNLRHLHIRNTPLKEMPKAMGKLKQLHILSNFVVGKHKDNGIQELGGLLNLRGSFEITKLENVVDVRQARNARIIDKKHIDELGLKWCSGDHIVLNTQTERDVLNSLQPHNCLKELTIEGYKGTAFPDWVGRSCYHNMTCVSLVSCKNCCVLPSLGQLPSLKSLRIERFDQLKCIGDEFYKNEGDHHSQPIALFPSLERLEFKAMPCWEVWHLPDSEAFPQLKWLEIGFCQMLQGDMLNHVLMRIVSSLSDASKVHKLEIREDHRGWSRGMSLNGDSLSIKGCESVVEFSFKAVISNNHLSCLQEIHITECLSIVTFSSDSLPKSLQKLRITQCRKLEFPEQQHQKYDLVELQIENSCESLTLLSLDAFPNLKNLDLDTCPNLESISMSEPPHTALQRLRIFGCDKLVLFAGEGLNAPNLTHFQARSCDKLGALPRDMNSLLPSLQSLDVRGCPNIASWPEGGLPPNLKKLKVGGCEQQLSSLSWMGNLDSLTHLTVFGFGLRCVSVNSYLELGSLPLLPSLTTLKISWFLNLETLKCNELLRLTSLQQLHISDCYMLENMAGEKLPPSLLLLQIKQNYLLGEKCKNKHQEIWHKISHIPTIVVDGKKIL from the coding sequence ATGCCTATTACTGAATACTTGCAAGCATTACTGCAATATTGCTCTCTCTGTTACATTCTGAAAATCCAATCATTTGTTGCTGCTGTTTGTTGTGATCATCACACCATGGCTGAAGCACTTGTTGCTGGAGCTTTTCTTTCTGGCTTCATCAACGTTGTTTTTGACAGACTCATTTCATCTGAGTTTGTCAACTTGGTGGTGGGCAAGAAGCTGGACCGGAAGTTGGTTGagaagctgaagactgctctctTGGCTGCCGAAGCTCTGGTCGCCGACGCGGAGCAGAAGCAGTTTGGAAACGAACTTGTGAGGAAATGGCTTGATAGTCTCAGGGATGCTCTCTACACTGCTGATGACTTGCTGGACCGTGTCTGCACCAAAGCTGAAATTCGCAGCAAGGTACGCACTCATCTTCCTCGCTTCCTTAATTTGTCTGATAGGAAGATAGTGACTAAGATAGAAGAGTTGATTGAAAGAATAGAAGATTTGGAGAAACTCAAAGATACCCTAGGTCTCAAAGAGATTCCAACGGGTAGCTCCTCATGGAGAGCTCCAACCACTTGTCTTGTGAAGGGGAATGTGTACGGCAGGGATGGTGACCAACAGGCATTAATCAAGATGCTACATGACAACAATGATCATCAGTTGTCTATCATCTCTATTGTTGGCCTGGGCGGGGTTGGTAAAACAACTTTAGCTCAATGGCTGTACAACAATGAGGATTTGATGAAGGGATTTGATTTGAAAGTTTGGATTTGTGTTTCTGAAAATTTTGATGTCATTGAGACTACAAAGACTGTTATAAAGGGGATCTCTTCTGGTGTTTGTAGTCTTGACGACTACAATTCACTTCAACTGGATTTGAAGGGTAAATTGTCAGAAAAGAAGTTTTTCATTGTTTTAGATGACGTTTGGAGTAACGATAGTGAAAAGTGGAATAGTTTTATTACCCCTTTTCAACATGGGATAAAGGGAAGCACTGTACTTCTAACTACGCGCACGGAAAATATTGGTCCAGTAGTCCAAAATTATAGCTCTTATTTTCTCAAGGGACTGTCAGATGATTATTGTTGGTCTATTTTTGCGGAAAATGCATCCTTTCCTGAATCCAATGGAAGTTCAGAACTGGAAGAAATAGGTAGAATGATTGTCAAGAAGTGTGATGGCTTGCCATTAGCTGCAGAAACACTTGGACGCTTGTTGCGCTCAAAGCATGATGTTGAAGAATGGAATAAAATACTATCAAGTGACATTTGGGAATTTCCTGTGACAGTCTGTAAGATTATTCCTGCATTGTTAATAAGCTACTATCATCTGCCTGCTCATTTAAAACGTTGCTTTGTTTATTGTTCATTGTATCCCAAAGATCATGAATTTGATAAAGATGAATTAATCTTGCTATGGATGGCTGAAGGTCTTTTACGACCACCAAAGAGGGGAGAGACTTTAGAAGAAGTTGGTCGCGAGTGTTTTGATGACTTGGCTTCAAGATTATTTTTCAAGCAGGTCGTGAATGACGATGAGAGTTATTttgtgatgcatgatctcatgcatGACTTGGCAACTTTTCTTGCTGGAGAATTTTATTGTAGATTATCAGAAGATATTGGTGAAAAGAAAGAGATGAGGATCCTAACTCGTCATATGTCATATTGTTATCCTATCTCTAAAAAATCCTCTAACAAAATAGAATATTTGAGGACATTTTTGTGTATCCATTATAGTCCCTATTTTATCGAGAAAGCAAGCGCAACGTTAACACATGGCATATTGTCAAAGAACAAATACTTGAGAGTTTTATGCTCTCATAAACTTGGCATATTTCCTTATTCAATATGCAAATTGATCCATTTGCGATATTTGAATCTCTCTGGAAGCTTTATTAAGACATTGCCGGAGTCACTGTGCAAGTTGTATAATTTACAAACTTTAAAGCTAGAAGATTGTTCGGAGCTAACCATGCTACCCAATGGCATGTATAATCTTGTGAATTTACGGCATCTTCATATAAGGAATACTCCTCTAAAAGAAATGCCAAAAGCAATGGGCAAATTGAAGCAGTTGCACATTTTAAGCAATTTTGTCGTGGGCAAGCACAAAGACAATGGAATCCAAGAGTTAGGAGGGCTTTTAAATCTTCGTGGATCATTCGAGATTACGAAATTGGAGAATGTTGTTGATGTGAGGCAAGCAAGGAATGCAAGAATAATAGATAAGAAGCACATTGATGAATTAGGCTTGAAGTGGTGTTCAGGTGATCATATAGTTTTAAACACACAAACTGAAAGAGATGTACTTAACAGCTTGCAACCACACAATTGCTTGAAAGAGTTGACAATTGAGGGATACAAGGGTACAGCATTTCCAGATTGGGTTGGCCGTTCTTGCTACCATAACATGACTTGTGTATCTCTAGTTTCCTGCAAGAATTGCTGCGTGCTGCCTTCACTTGGACAGCTGCCATCTCTTAAGTCCCTGCGCATTGAACGTTTTGATCAGCTCAAGTGTATTGGTGATGAGTTTTACAAGAATGAAGGCGATCATCATTCGCAGCCTATTGCACTATTTCCCTCACTAGAGAGATTGGAATTTAAGGCTATGCCGTGTTGGGAGGTGTGGCACTTGCCTGACTCAGAAGCTTTTCCTCAGCTCAAGTGGCTTGAAATAGGATTTTGCCAAATGTTACAGGGAGATATGCTTAATCATGTATTAATGAGAATCGTTTCTTCCTTATCGGATGCTTCGAAAGTTCACAAACTGGAAATACGAGAAGATCATCGAGGATGGTCTCGGGGGATGTCACTTAATGGGGATAGTTTATCAATTAAGGGATGTGAATCTGTGGTGGAGTTTTCATTTAAGGCAGTGATCAGTAACAACCATCTAAGTTGCCTCCAAGAAATACACATCACAGAGTGTTTGTCTATTGTAACCTTTTCGAGTGATTCTTTACCCAAATCTTTGCAAAAGCTGAGAATCACACAGTGCAGAAAACTGGAATTCCCCGAGCAACAGCACCAGAAGTATGATTTGGTAGAACTACAAATAGAAAACAGCTGCGAATCACTGACCTTGTTGTCCTTGGATGCCTTTCCCAATCTCAAGAATCTTGATCTAGATACATGTCCAAATCTGGAATCAATATCAATGTCAGAGCCACCACACACTGCTCTTCAACGTCTCAGAATCTTTGGGTGCGACAAATTAGTTTTATTTGCAGGAGAAGGACTGAATGCACCCAACTTGACTCATTTCCAAGCCAGATCCTGTGACAAGTTGGGGGCATTGCCAAGAGACATGAATAGTCTTCTTCCAAGTTTACAGTCTCTCGATGTTCGAGGTTGTCCAAACATTGCTAGTTGGCCAGAGGGTGGTTTGCCACCTAACTTGAAAAAGCTTAAGGTTGGAGGTTGCGAGCAACAGTTGAGCAGTCTATCATGGATGGGCAACTTGGACTCCCTCACTCATCTCACCGTTTTTGGTTTTGGGTTAAGGTGTGTAAGTGTGAATTCATACCTTGAGCTgggttcactgcctctccttccctCCCTTACCACTCTAAAGATCAGTTGGTTTCTTAATCTGGAGACATTGAAGTGCAATGAGCTTCTCCGGCTCACCTCCCTCCAACAATTACACATTTCAGACTGTTATATGCTGGAGAATATGGCAGGAGAAAAGCTGCCTCCCTCTCTGTTACTACTTCAAATTAAACAGAATTATTTGCTAGgagaaaaatgcaagaacaagcatcaagaaatttggcacaaaatttcCCACATCCCCACCATTGTAGTTGATGGCAAGAAAATTCTTTAA